In Flavobacterium endoglycinae, one DNA window encodes the following:
- a CDS encoding beta-ketoacyl-ACP synthase III, translating into MSTITAAITAVGAYVPDFVLSNKVLETMVDTNDEWITTRTGIKERRILKDADKGTSYLAIQAAKDLIAKANIDPLEIDMIIMATATPDMMVASTGVYVATEIGATNAFAYDLQAACSSFLYGMSTAAAYVQSGRYKKVLLIGADKMSSIVDYTDRATCIIFGDGAGAVLFEPNYEGLGLQDEYLRSDGVGRDFLKIPAGGSLIPPSEDTVKNRQHNIMQDGKTVFKYAVTNMADASELILQRNNLTNQDVDWLVPHQANKRIIDATAGRLELDESKVLVNIERYGNTTSGTLPLVLADFEDKLKKGDNVIFAAFGGGFTWGSIYLKWAYDKK; encoded by the coding sequence ATGAGTACAATCACAGCCGCAATTACCGCTGTTGGAGCTTACGTTCCAGACTTTGTTCTTTCTAATAAGGTGTTGGAAACCATGGTGGATACCAATGATGAGTGGATTACCACTCGTACCGGAATTAAAGAAAGAAGAATTCTTAAAGATGCTGATAAAGGAACATCGTACCTTGCCATACAAGCAGCAAAGGATTTAATAGCAAAAGCTAACATTGATCCGTTAGAGATTGATATGATTATTATGGCAACTGCAACACCAGATATGATGGTGGCTTCAACTGGAGTTTATGTTGCAACAGAAATTGGCGCTACAAATGCATTCGCTTACGATTTGCAGGCAGCGTGTTCAAGTTTCTTGTACGGAATGTCAACTGCAGCTGCTTACGTGCAGTCTGGAAGATATAAAAAGGTATTGTTAATTGGTGCCGATAAAATGTCATCAATTGTTGATTATACAGATAGAGCAACTTGTATTATTTTTGGTGATGGTGCTGGAGCTGTATTGTTCGAACCAAATTACGAAGGTCTTGGTTTACAAGACGAATATTTAAGAAGTGATGGTGTTGGACGTGATTTTCTTAAAATACCAGCTGGTGGATCTTTGATTCCGCCTAGTGAAGACACTGTAAAAAACAGACAACACAATATCATGCAAGATGGTAAAACGGTATTTAAATACGCAGTTACCAATATGGCAGATGCCAGCGAATTAATTTTGCAGAGAAACAACTTAACTAATCAGGATGTTGACTGGTTAGTGCCGCATCAGGCAAACAAACGCATCATTGATGCTACTGCAGGAAGACTTGAACTTGATGAGTCTAAAGTATTAGTTAATATCGAAAGATATGGTAATACCACTTCAGGAACTTTACCACTAGTATTAGCTGATTTTGAAGATAAGCTTAAAAAAGGAGATAATGTTATCTTTGCTGCATTTGGCGGTGGATTCACTTGGGGATCTATCTATTTAAAATGGGCTTACGATAAGAAATAA
- the accB gene encoding acetyl-CoA carboxylase biotin carboxyl carrier protein has translation MDLKEIQNLIKFVANSGVAEVKLEMDDVKITIRTTLETNVTEATYVQQLPAQAALPQATVPQVTAPTVVSVTPEKPASDDSKYVTIKSPIIGTFYRKPSPDKPVFTEVGSSVSKGDVLCVIEAMKLFNEIESEVSGKIVKILVDDMSPVEFDQPLFLVDPS, from the coding sequence ATGGATTTAAAAGAAATTCAAAACCTAATCAAATTTGTTGCAAATTCGGGTGTTGCAGAAGTGAAGTTGGAAATGGATGATGTAAAAATCACGATCAGAACAACCTTAGAAACAAATGTAACAGAAGCAACTTATGTACAGCAATTACCAGCTCAGGCTGCTTTACCACAAGCAACAGTTCCGCAGGTTACTGCTCCAACAGTTGTAAGTGTAACTCCAGAAAAACCTGCTTCTGACGATTCTAAATATGTTACTATAAAATCTCCAATTATCGGAACATTCTATAGAAAACCATCTCCAGACAAACCAGTTTTCACTGAAGTAGGAAGCTCAGTATCAAAAGGTGATGTTCTTTGCGTAATCGAAGCAATGAAATTATTCAACGAAATCGAATCAGAAGTTTCAGGAAAAATTGTAAAAATTCTTGTTGACGATATGTCTCCAGTTGAATTTGATCAACCTTTATTCTTAGTAGATCCATCATAA
- the accC gene encoding acetyl-CoA carboxylase biotin carboxylase subunit — MFKKILIANRGEIALRVIRTCKEMGIKTVAVYSTADAESLHVKFADEAVCIGPPPSNLSYLKMSNIIAAAEITNADAIHPGYGFLSENAKFSKICQEHGIKFIGAAPEMIDRMGDKASAKATMKAAGVPCVPGSDGLLESYEHAQKTAAEIGYPVMMKATAGGGGKGMRAIWKEEDLLKAWESARQEAAAAFGNDGMYMEKLIEEPRHIEIQVVGDSYGKACHLSERDCSVQRRHQKLTEETPSPFMTDELRTRMGEAAVKAAEFIKYEGAGTVEFLVDKHRNFYFMEMNTRIQVEHPITEQVIDYDLIREQIMVAAGIPISGKNYLPELHAIEVRINAEDPYNDFRPSPGKITTLHMPGGHGVRLDTHVYSGYSIPPNYDSMIAKLITTAQSREEAISKMRRALDEFVIEGVKTTIPFHRQLMDDPKYIAGDYTTAFMETFKMNSPE, encoded by the coding sequence ATGTTTAAAAAAATATTAATTGCGAATAGAGGAGAAATTGCACTTCGTGTAATTCGTACATGTAAGGAAATGGGAATTAAAACTGTTGCAGTTTATTCTACAGCCGATGCAGAAAGTCTGCATGTTAAATTTGCAGATGAAGCGGTTTGTATTGGTCCTCCTCCAAGTAACTTATCGTATTTAAAAATGTCAAATATTATTGCTGCTGCAGAAATTACAAATGCAGACGCAATACACCCAGGATACGGTTTCCTTTCTGAGAATGCTAAATTCTCAAAAATTTGTCAAGAGCATGGTATCAAATTTATCGGTGCAGCTCCTGAAATGATCGACAGAATGGGAGATAAAGCTTCTGCTAAAGCTACAATGAAAGCTGCAGGAGTGCCATGTGTACCAGGTTCAGACGGATTATTAGAATCTTACGAGCATGCACAAAAAACGGCTGCAGAAATTGGTTATCCAGTGATGATGAAAGCTACTGCAGGTGGTGGTGGAAAAGGAATGCGTGCCATCTGGAAAGAAGAAGATCTTTTAAAAGCTTGGGAAAGCGCACGTCAAGAAGCTGCTGCAGCATTTGGAAATGACGGTATGTACATGGAGAAACTTATTGAAGAACCACGTCACATCGAAATTCAAGTTGTAGGAGATTCTTATGGAAAAGCATGTCACCTTTCTGAAAGAGACTGCTCAGTACAACGTCGTCACCAAAAACTTACTGAAGAAACACCTTCACCTTTCATGACAGATGAATTGCGTACAAGAATGGGTGAGGCAGCTGTAAAAGCGGCTGAGTTTATTAAGTATGAAGGAGCTGGAACTGTTGAATTCTTAGTAGACAAACACAGAAACTTCTATTTCATGGAAATGAATACTCGTATTCAGGTGGAGCACCCAATTACAGAACAAGTAATTGATTACGATTTAATTCGTGAGCAAATTATGGTTGCTGCTGGAATTCCAATTTCTGGTAAAAACTACCTTCCTGAATTACATGCTATTGAAGTTCGTATTAATGCTGAAGATCCGTACAACGATTTTCGTCCTTCACCAGGGAAAATTACTACGCTTCATATGCCAGGAGGACACGGAGTACGTTTAGATACTCACGTTTACTCTGGTTACAGCATTCCGCCAAATTACGATTCTATGATTGCTAAGTTAATTACAACTGCACAATCTCGTGAAGAAGCTATCAGTAAAATGAGAAGAGCTCTTGACGAATTCGTAATTGAAGGTGTGAAAACGACAATACCTTTCCACAGACAATTAATGGATGATCCAAAATATATTGCAGGAGATTATACAACTGCATTTATGGAGACTTTCAAAATGAATAGTCCAGAATAA
- a CDS encoding PepSY-like domain-containing protein — MKKLILSAAIVLGGLSLQAAAPAESISIIKSVNLQDAFTEVGLDAVPAAVKSTVEKSFPGTKLEKAYKNDKNEYKLEISSGDKKYTVFTDASGNIIKK; from the coding sequence ATGAAAAAGTTAATCTTATCAGCAGCTATTGTTTTAGGAGGCTTGTCTCTACAAGCGGCTGCTCCAGCAGAATCAATTTCGATTATTAAATCAGTAAACCTTCAAGATGCATTTACTGAAGTTGGATTAGATGCTGTTCCGGCAGCTGTAAAGTCAACTGTTGAAAAATCTTTTCCAGGTACTAAACTTGAAAAAGCATACAAAAATGACAAAAATGAGTACAAACTTGAGATTTCAAGCGGAGATAAGAAGTATACTGTTTTCACAGACGCTTCAGGAAATATCATTAAAAAATAA
- a CDS encoding sigma-54-dependent transcriptional regulator, translating into MPKILVIEDDISFCKLLEKFLLKKSFEVTVAFSAAEARSAIKKESFDLILTDLRLPDSDGIGLMSEFKNEYPHIPVILMTGYSDVNTAVKAIKNGAADYISKPFNPDEVLLVITNALKASQEVEEENTEETPKPKKAAKKTVTGENEFVKGISVASKKLQDHIQLVSPTDMSVLIIGESGTGKEIIAKSIHQQSNRKNNNFIAVDCGAIPKELAASEFFGHLKGSFTGAINDKMGYFEAANGGTLFLDEIGNLSYDNQIQLLRALQERKVKPVGSNKEINVDIRIITATNEDLREAVKNGDFREDLYHRINEFSIQSPSLKDRDEDLMLFADYFLEKANQQLNKDIIGFSPEVVSIFQNYNWPGNLRELQNCVKRATLLSQGDFIESDVLPVEFFQVSKQQQGFTGAFSLSENEKEAIIHALNRTQNNKSEAAKLLKITRKTLYNKLKQYNID; encoded by the coding sequence ATGCCCAAGATATTAGTAATAGAAGATGATATTTCGTTTTGTAAATTATTAGAAAAATTTCTCCTAAAAAAATCATTCGAAGTAACAGTCGCTTTCTCTGCTGCCGAAGCACGATCAGCAATCAAAAAAGAATCTTTCGATTTGATTTTGACAGACCTTCGTTTGCCTGATTCTGACGGTATTGGTCTTATGTCTGAGTTTAAAAATGAATATCCGCATATTCCAGTTATCTTAATGACCGGTTATTCTGATGTGAACACTGCCGTAAAAGCCATCAAAAATGGTGCAGCTGATTATATCTCAAAACCCTTTAATCCAGATGAAGTTTTACTTGTAATTACAAATGCCTTAAAAGCATCGCAAGAAGTAGAGGAAGAAAACACAGAAGAAACTCCTAAACCAAAAAAAGCAGCAAAAAAAACGGTTACGGGTGAAAATGAATTTGTAAAAGGAATTTCAGTTGCTTCAAAAAAACTGCAGGATCATATTCAATTGGTAAGTCCTACTGATATGTCAGTTTTAATTATCGGCGAAAGCGGAACCGGAAAAGAAATCATCGCCAAAAGTATTCATCAGCAAAGCAATAGAAAAAACAACAATTTTATCGCGGTTGACTGCGGAGCGATTCCGAAAGAATTGGCAGCAAGTGAATTCTTCGGACACTTAAAAGGTTCTTTCACGGGAGCGATCAACGATAAAATGGGATATTTTGAAGCTGCAAACGGCGGAACTCTTTTTCTGGATGAAATAGGAAACCTTTCTTATGACAATCAAATTCAGTTATTGCGTGCGCTTCAAGAACGAAAAGTAAAACCTGTTGGAAGCAATAAAGAAATAAACGTCGATATACGCATTATTACTGCTACCAATGAAGATTTACGCGAAGCAGTAAAAAACGGCGATTTTAGAGAAGATTTATACCATAGAATCAATGAATTCTCGATTCAGTCTCCATCATTAAAAGATCGTGACGAAGATTTAATGCTTTTTGCCGATTATTTTCTCGAAAAAGCCAATCAGCAGTTAAATAAAGATATTATTGGATTTTCGCCTGAAGTGGTTTCTATTTTTCAAAACTACAACTGGCCGGGAAATCTACGCGAACTTCAAAACTGCGTAAAACGTGCTACATTGTTATCTCAAGGTGATTTTATAGAAAGCGATGTGCTTCCTGTTGAATTTTTTCAGGTTTCAAAACAACAGCAAGGATTTACAGGCGCTTTTTCATTATCAGAAAATGAAAAAGAAGCCATTATTCACGCGCTCAACAGAACGCAGAATAATAAATCGGAAGCGGCAAAACTGCTTAAAATTACCAGAAAAACACTTTACAATAAACTGAAACAATACAATATCGATTAA
- a CDS encoding hybrid sensor histidine kinase/response regulator, producing the protein MESKKSYTALKVLFSYVALLALVVTVGWFLYSENVVYKKLEDKIAHEKTKILRVSKLFSNVYKTESLARKTIQTNSESDFKNYLVETDSLKARIDTLKQIVTTEYQKTLLDSVTYLLSEKTENIRQLKTIKNKAEDEVSVNNAIDEITKMEFNLRKLELQDFTKNPNELGSYQRNVLQKYVDYLNQNIPDDSTNTLSKKASDSILANSKKLLSNVKMKAEKKKETLNFEENKLLKNEIAISEQLRKVLRIIEREIINNSIKNNSLKEKSLKKVNEIVTASAIAGLILTLFFSVLIVSDYSKSQLYKKQLEIANFKTKNLLKSREQLISTVSHDLKTPLSTIVGYSELLGNSDITTRQSYFIKNIKNSSEYITQLVQDLLDFSRIEAGKITVEKVPFYLPELIEDTAKNIQTVYKQKNIELIVNVDEKLNTRIVSDPFRLKQILTNIIGNAYKFTEEGHIKISSFATEDENFFVITIEDTGIGIEKGNQKLVFEEFTQANESIEKKYGGTGLGLAICKKIISFLGGSLNLESTIGKGSTFEVKIPLVFDYSPITVEEAKRNIAKNTKKQTFIVIDDDINLLNLTSGVLRQEQHQVLSFTSAVKAIEAIEATHFDFVITDIQMPEMDGFMFLKQLRNSEKGIYKNQPVIALTGRTDLDSSVYTEAGFTTVIKKPYSPKILLETIQHILDNDVLPQTEINDDEETVSSQLYSLETLKDFLGNDNDALKEVIKAFISSSEENLVLLENAITDENIPEINSIAHRIAPMFKQIEAREIGTILKMLEQKNLEISELKDVYTDLKVKTSELFEALQQEIV; encoded by the coding sequence ATGGAGAGCAAAAAAAGTTACACAGCACTCAAGGTTTTATTCAGCTATGTTGCATTATTGGCTCTCGTGGTTACGGTGGGATGGTTTTTATATTCAGAAAATGTGGTTTACAAAAAACTCGAAGATAAAATTGCGCATGAAAAAACCAAGATTCTACGAGTAAGTAAGTTATTTTCGAATGTGTACAAAACGGAAAGTCTGGCGCGAAAAACCATTCAGACCAATTCTGAAAGTGATTTTAAAAATTATCTTGTCGAAACCGATTCTTTAAAAGCCAGAATCGATACTTTAAAACAAATTGTTACTACCGAATATCAAAAAACACTTTTAGATAGTGTGACCTATTTATTGTCTGAAAAAACAGAAAACATCAGACAGTTAAAAACCATTAAAAATAAAGCTGAAGACGAAGTTTCTGTCAACAACGCGATTGACGAAATTACTAAAATGGAGTTTAATCTCCGAAAACTCGAACTTCAGGATTTTACCAAAAATCCAAACGAATTAGGAAGTTACCAGCGAAATGTACTTCAGAAATATGTCGATTATCTCAATCAGAATATTCCAGATGACAGCACTAATACGTTAAGTAAAAAAGCTTCTGATTCTATTTTGGCGAATTCTAAAAAACTGCTCAGCAATGTAAAAATGAAAGCGGAGAAGAAAAAAGAAACGCTGAATTTTGAAGAAAATAAATTACTGAAAAATGAAATCGCGATTTCGGAACAGCTTCGAAAAGTACTTCGCATAATCGAACGCGAAATCATCAACAATTCTATTAAAAACAATTCTTTAAAAGAAAAATCACTTAAAAAAGTCAACGAAATTGTAACCGCTTCGGCAATCGCAGGTTTGATTCTGACTTTGTTTTTCTCTGTTTTAATTGTGAGCGATTATTCAAAATCGCAGTTGTATAAAAAACAGCTTGAAATTGCGAATTTTAAAACCAAGAATTTATTAAAAAGCCGTGAACAGTTAATTTCTACGGTAAGCCACGACTTAAAAACGCCTTTGAGTACTATTGTGGGATATTCGGAACTTCTGGGAAATTCCGACATTACCACTAGACAGTCGTATTTCATCAAAAATATTAAAAATTCGTCGGAATATATTACACAGCTTGTTCAGGATTTACTGGATTTCTCCCGAATCGAAGCTGGAAAAATTACGGTAGAAAAAGTCCCGTTTTATCTTCCTGAATTGATTGAAGATACGGCTAAAAATATCCAGACGGTTTACAAACAAAAGAACATTGAACTAATTGTTAATGTTGATGAAAAACTAAATACCCGAATTGTTTCGGATCCTTTCCGATTAAAACAAATATTAACGAATATTATCGGAAACGCTTATAAGTTTACCGAAGAAGGTCATATCAAAATCAGTTCGTTTGCAACAGAAGATGAAAACTTCTTTGTCATTACAATTGAAGACACTGGAATTGGGATTGAAAAAGGCAATCAGAAATTGGTTTTTGAAGAGTTTACGCAGGCGAATGAAAGCATTGAGAAAAAATACGGCGGAACTGGTTTAGGACTTGCGATCTGCAAAAAGATCATTTCATTTTTAGGCGGAAGTTTAAATCTGGAAAGTACTATTGGAAAGGGAAGTACATTTGAAGTTAAAATTCCGTTGGTTTTTGACTACAGCCCAATTACAGTTGAGGAAGCGAAAAGAAATATTGCAAAAAACACCAAGAAACAGACTTTCATTGTGATTGATGACGACATCAATTTACTGAATCTAACGAGTGGTGTTTTACGACAAGAACAACATCAGGTTTTATCTTTTACAAGTGCCGTGAAAGCCATTGAAGCAATTGAAGCTACACATTTCGATTTTGTAATCACTGATATTCAAATGCCGGAAATGGACGGTTTTATGTTTTTAAAACAACTCCGAAATTCTGAAAAAGGCATTTATAAAAATCAACCTGTAATTGCCCTTACCGGAAGAACTGATCTAGATTCATCTGTATATACCGAAGCTGGTTTTACAACTGTGATTAAAAAACCGTATTCGCCAAAAATTTTATTGGAGACGATTCAGCATATTTTAGATAATGATGTACTTCCACAAACTGAAATAAATGACGACGAAGAAACGGTTTCCTCACAATTGTATTCTCTTGAAACGTTGAAAGATTTTTTAGGCAACGATAATGATGCTTTAAAAGAAGTTATAAAAGCGTTTATTTCCAGCAGTGAAGAAAATCTGGTTTTATTGGAAAATGCTATTACAGATGAAAATATTCCTGAAATTAATTCGATTGCACACCGAATTGCTCCAATGTTCAAACAAATTGAAGCAAGGGAAATTGGCACTATTTTAAAAATGCTGGAACAGAAAAATCTAGAAATCTCAGAACTGAAAGATGTGTATACTGATTTGAAAGTAAAAACCAGCGAACTTTTTGAAGCGCTGCAACAAGAAATCGTTTAA
- a CDS encoding S9 family peptidase translates to MKKVVVTTLIMMSLNAIGQNVMSPELLWKLGRVTPLGLSKDEKNIVYKVSTPSVADNKSTSKLYIIPVNGGNATEIKDTKDVLKDKNISPDGKFVVYNEEVKIEKVLGKDFYPSLDKSDAQIYNGLDYRHWDTWNEGKFNHVFYKENKDGAKGTDIMKGETFDSPQKPFGGDEDYIWSPDSKSILYVCKKKAGTDYAISTNTNIYEYNLETQKTTNKTEDNLGYDTAPQFSPTGNLSWLQMKRDGYESDKNDIIVEFKGIKTNLTANWDGTVDNFIWSKDGKTVFFVAPIDGTKQLFSVNFPGLTKIAINVRQLTNGDFDVNDLVGFSGDDIIVTRTDMNHAGEIYSYNLKKNTWKQISNINTETYKTLTLSKTEKRYVTTTDGKKMLVWVILPPNFDASKKYPTLLFCQGGPQSPLTQSYSFRWNFSLMAAKGYVVVAPNRRGMPGHGVEWNEQISKDWGGQVMDDYLSAIDDVSKESYVDKSRLGCVGASYGGYSVFYLAGIHKNRFKTFIAHDGVFNTVSMLGTTEEVFFNNWDFGGAYWEKDNAVAQKAYTTFNPATLVQNWNKPILIFQGGKDFRVPIGQGQEAFQAAQLRGIKSRFVYFPDENHWVLKPQNAQVWQGEFFKWLDETL, encoded by the coding sequence ATGAAAAAAGTAGTAGTAACAACCTTAATAATGATGAGTTTAAATGCTATTGGACAAAATGTAATGTCTCCGGAATTGTTATGGAAATTAGGACGAGTAACTCCGCTCGGACTTTCGAAAGATGAAAAAAATATCGTTTACAAGGTTTCAACGCCTTCTGTAGCCGATAACAAATCGACTTCTAAACTTTACATTATTCCCGTAAACGGAGGTAATGCCACTGAAATTAAAGACACGAAAGATGTGTTAAAAGACAAAAATATTTCGCCTGACGGAAAATTTGTGGTTTACAATGAGGAGGTAAAAATTGAGAAAGTTTTAGGAAAAGATTTCTACCCAAGTCTGGACAAATCGGATGCTCAAATTTATAATGGTTTAGATTACCGCCATTGGGATACTTGGAACGAAGGCAAATTTAACCACGTTTTTTATAAAGAAAACAAAGACGGTGCAAAAGGAACTGACATTATGAAAGGCGAAACTTTCGATTCTCCGCAAAAACCTTTTGGTGGTGACGAAGATTATATCTGGTCGCCAGACAGCAAAAGCATTTTGTATGTGTGCAAAAAAAAAGCGGGAACTGATTATGCGATTTCGACTAACACCAATATTTACGAGTACAACTTAGAAACTCAAAAAACAACTAACAAAACCGAAGACAATTTAGGGTACGATACGGCGCCACAGTTTTCTCCAACAGGAAATTTATCTTGGCTGCAAATGAAACGTGACGGTTACGAATCTGATAAAAACGATATTATTGTTGAGTTTAAAGGAATCAAAACGAACTTAACGGCAAATTGGGACGGAACTGTAGATAATTTTATCTGGAGCAAAGACGGAAAAACGGTATTTTTTGTAGCTCCAATTGATGGAACAAAACAACTTTTCTCGGTTAATTTTCCTGGTTTAACTAAAATTGCGATCAACGTTCGCCAATTGACAAACGGAGATTTTGATGTAAATGATTTAGTTGGTTTTTCTGGAGATGATATCATCGTTACCAGAACTGACATGAACCATGCAGGTGAGATTTATTCTTATAACTTGAAGAAAAACACTTGGAAACAAATCTCAAACATCAATACCGAAACCTATAAAACATTAACCTTAAGCAAAACAGAAAAACGTTATGTTACAACAACTGATGGTAAAAAAATGTTGGTTTGGGTAATCCTTCCTCCAAATTTTGATGCCTCAAAAAAATATCCAACTTTATTATTCTGTCAAGGAGGGCCACAAAGTCCGTTGACACAATCGTATTCTTTCCGTTGGAATTTCTCTTTAATGGCAGCTAAAGGTTACGTGGTAGTTGCTCCAAACCGTCGCGGAATGCCAGGACATGGCGTTGAATGGAACGAACAAATCAGTAAAGATTGGGGCGGACAAGTTATGGACGATTATCTTTCTGCAATTGATGATGTTTCTAAAGAAAGCTATGTAGATAAAAGCCGTTTAGGATGTGTGGGTGCAAGTTACGGAGGATATTCTGTATTTTATTTAGCAGGAATCCACAAAAACCGTTTCAAAACTTTTATTGCTCATGATGGTGTTTTCAATACGGTTTCAATGTTAGGAACAACTGAAGAAGTTTTCTTTAACAACTGGGATTTTGGCGGTGCTTATTGGGAAAAAGACAATGCTGTAGCACAAAAAGCATACACGACTTTTAATCCGGCAACTTTGGTTCAGAACTGGAATAAACCCATTTTGATTTTCCAAGGAGGAAAAGATTTCCGTGTGCCAATTGGTCAAGGACAAGAAGCTTTTCAGGCTGCTCAATTAAGAGGAATCAAAAGCCGTTTTGTGTATTTTCCAGATGAAAATCATTGGGTTTTAAAACCGCAAAATGCACAGGTTTGGCAGGGTGAATTCTTTAAATGGTTAGATGAAACGCTGTAA
- a CDS encoding NAD(P)/FAD-dependent oxidoreductase: protein MELSYWELKNWFANIDYTIVGSGIVGLHTALRLRERFPTAKILVLERGMLPQGASTKNAGFACFGSLSEIMDDLKTHSEDDVVALIEKRWKGLQLLRKTLGDQAIDFKPHGGYELFLKEDEFGFSECVSKIPFINEILKPLFKADVFSKEVDRFGFSNIHEYLIFNPFEAQIDTGNMMQELLKQAVSADILILNQQTVKSYADAGNHVEVVVNDFSFKTQKLLFATNGFAGELTKGEVRPARAQVLITEPIHNLDIKGTFHLDRGYYYFRNINDRILLGGGRNLDFEGETTTEFGQTKIIQNKLEDLLKNVILPNQDFQIAHRWSGIMGIGNSKNPVVTQLSENVFCGVRLGGMGVAIGSLIGTELADLI, encoded by the coding sequence ATGGAACTAAGCTACTGGGAACTAAAAAACTGGTTCGCAAATATTGATTATACTATTGTAGGCAGCGGAATCGTGGGTCTGCATACCGCATTGCGCTTGCGCGAAAGATTTCCTACTGCTAAAATTCTGGTTTTAGAACGCGGAATGCTGCCACAAGGAGCCAGTACCAAAAATGCTGGTTTTGCCTGTTTTGGGAGTTTGTCTGAAATTATGGATGACCTCAAAACACATTCAGAAGATGATGTTGTGGCATTGATCGAAAAACGCTGGAAAGGACTTCAATTACTTCGAAAAACGCTGGGAGATCAGGCAATTGATTTTAAACCTCACGGCGGATATGAATTATTTTTGAAAGAAGACGAATTTGGGTTTAGCGAATGTGTTTCTAAAATCCCGTTTATCAATGAAATTTTAAAACCGCTTTTTAAAGCCGATGTTTTTTCGAAAGAAGTAGATCGATTTGGATTTTCGAATATTCACGAGTATTTAATTTTTAATCCGTTTGAAGCACAAATTGATACCGGGAATATGATGCAGGAATTGTTGAAGCAGGCAGTTTCAGCAGATATTTTAATCTTAAATCAGCAGACTGTAAAATCGTATGCCGATGCTGGAAATCATGTTGAAGTTGTCGTAAATGATTTTAGCTTTAAAACCCAAAAACTGCTTTTTGCGACCAATGGTTTTGCAGGTGAATTGACAAAAGGAGAGGTGAGGCCAGCACGAGCGCAAGTGCTTATTACAGAGCCAATTCACAATTTAGATATCAAAGGAACGTTTCATTTAGATCGCGGGTATTATTATTTCAGAAATATTAATGATCGTATTTTATTAGGCGGAGGCCGAAATCTTGATTTTGAAGGTGAAACCACAACCGAATTTGGACAGACGAAAATTATTCAAAATAAATTGGAAGATTTACTGAAAAATGTAATTTTACCAAATCAGGATTTTCAGATTGCGCACCGATGGAGCGGTATTATGGGAATTGGAAATAGTAAGAATCCTGTTGTAACGCAACTTTCTGAAAATGTGTTCTGCGGAGTACGTTTGGGTGGAATGGGAGTCGCAATAGGAAGTTTAATAGGAACAGAATTAGCAGATTTAATATAA
- the mtgA gene encoding monofunctional biosynthetic peptidoglycan transglycosylase codes for MAATKKPAPKKTAASKPKPKSSPKKSNRSFGEKVKWFFIKAALWFFGISIASVVFFKYVPVPFTPLMLIRAIENKMDGKEVYFDHDWEPIEKISMNLQKAVIASEDGTFLTHNGFDFKALQKAYKSNERGRRIRGGSTISQQTAKNVFLWQGKSYFRKGLEAYFTVLIELIWGKERIMEVYLNSIEMGDGVYGAYAATEHWYRRDASSLTPMQAAGIAAILPNPRKFKATGSSSYINRRKERIVREMRYVGKINYNGKEK; via the coding sequence ATGGCAGCAACCAAAAAACCAGCACCTAAAAAAACCGCAGCAAGCAAACCTAAACCAAAATCGTCGCCAAAGAAAAGCAATCGATCTTTTGGCGAAAAAGTAAAATGGTTTTTTATCAAAGCCGCTTTGTGGTTTTTTGGCATTTCGATTGCTTCGGTTGTATTCTTTAAATACGTTCCTGTTCCGTTTACACCTTTAATGCTGATTCGCGCCATCGAAAATAAAATGGACGGAAAAGAAGTGTATTTTGACCACGACTGGGAACCAATCGAGAAAATTTCGATGAATCTGCAAAAAGCCGTTATCGCCAGTGAAGATGGAACTTTCTTAACTCACAATGGCTTTGATTTTAAAGCACTTCAAAAAGCTTATAAAAGCAACGAACGCGGACGCCGAATTCGAGGTGGAAGTACCATTTCGCAGCAAACGGCTAAAAATGTCTTTTTATGGCAGGGGAAAAGTTATTTCCGTAAAGGTCTTGAAGCATATTTTACGGTCTTAATCGAATTGATCTGGGGCAAAGAGCGTATCATGGAAGTGTACTTAAACAGTATCGAAATGGGTGACGGAGTGTACGGAGCTTATGCCGCAACAGAACATTGGTACCGCCGAGATGCTTCGAGTTTGACACCTATGCAGGCAGCAGGTATTGCGGCGATTTTGCCCAACCCAAGAAAATTTAAAGCAACTGGTTCATCAAGTTATATCAATAGAAGAAAAGAACGAATTGTACGCGAAATGCGTTACGTTGGAAAAATAAATTACAATGGCAAAGAGAAGTAA